CTCGGCGCACTGCCGCTGCTGGTGTTGATCCATCGCAGCCAGGTGTCGCAACCCTTGGGCAAGGTGTTCGGCATCGCCGAAGGGAAACAGGATACCCACGCCCTCGACCACCTCCTTCGCCCCACCACAGGCCGTGGCCAGCAACGGCACGCCGGCCGCCATGGCTTCCAGCAGCACCATGCCGAAGGGCTCGTGGTCGGAGCTCAGCGCAAACACATCGAATGCCCGGAAATACCGGCGCGCATCCGGCACCTGGCCGAGAAACAGCACCTTGTCGGCAACCCCCAGTTCGCGGGCGAGTTCCTTGAGGTCTTGCTCCAGGCGCCCGCTGCCGAGGATCGCCAGGCGACGCTCAACCGGCAAGTGCGGCAGTGCCAGGGCAAAGCCCTTGAGCAGCGTGGCCTGGTCCTTGTCCGGGTGCAGGCGGCCGACATTGCCGATCACCCAGTCGTCCGGCGACAAGCCCAGCGCGTCACGCGCCTCATGCGCCGGCACCTGAATAGCCTGCAAGGCGTCGACGTCGATACGGTTGTACAAGGTCTGGATACGTGCGGCGGGCCACGCCGGCAGGCAACGGCGCATGTCATCACGCACAGCGTCGGATACACCGAGCAGGCTCAGGCGCTTGCGGAAAATCCCGGCAAACAGCTTGCGGCTGCGGCGCTGATAGTCACCAAAGGCATGGTGCACCCCAATCACCGGCAACCGCGTGGCCAGCAAGGCGACGTAGATCGGCTTGAAGCGGTGGGCAATGCAGAAACTGAAATTGCGCGACGCGGCGATCTTGCGCAGTTCACCGATAGCACCCAGCTTCAGGCCACGGATGGCCTTGGAGCTGAATTCCATGAACAACACTTCATCGCTGGCACAACCGGCCGCCACCTCAGGGTCAGCGACCCCGGTGAGAAACACCGTGGTCACCTTGTAGCCGGAGCCTGCGAACAAGCTGGCGTACTGCCGCGCGCAATCGAGGAACGGCCCGTCATAGCCGTGGCAGAACTGCAGGACGTGGCGTTCAGCCGAGCGCGTCATAAGGGTCCACGCCGTCTTTGACGACCAGGATGTCTTCCATGATCAGGTACTGCAGGTCGGAGCCGAAGAACATGTTCAGCGCGTCGGTCGGCGAGCAGATCATCGCTTCGCCACGACGGTTGAGCGAGGTGTTCAGCGACACGCCGTTGCCGGTCAGCACTTCAAGCTCTTTCATCATGTCGTAGTAGCGCGGGTTGTATTCGCGCTTGAGCACCTGGGCGCGGGAGGTGCCGTCTTCATGGACTACTTCCGGCACGCGGGTCTTCCACTCTTCGGCCACTTCAAAAGTGAAGGTCATGAACGGTGCCGGATGATCGACCTTGATCATTTGTGGGGCCACGGTGTCGAGCATCGACGGGCAGAAAGGCCTCCAGCGCTCGCGGAACTTGATCTGGTGGTTGATGCGATCCGCCACGCCGGTGGCGCTCGGGCAACCAATGATCGAGCGGCCGCCCAAGGCACGCGGGCCAAATTCCATGCGGCCCTGGAACCAGGCCACCGGGTTGCCGTCGACCATGATCTTGGCGATGCGCTGGGGCATGTTTTCGATCTTGCGCCAGTTCGGCTTGCTCTCGTGCCTGGCACACGCGGCGATCACGTCTTCGTTGCTGTAGGACGGGCCCAGGTAGACGTGTTCCATCTTCTCCACCGGTACGCCACGGGCGTGGGACACGTAGGCCGCCGCGCCAACCGCAGTCCCGGCATCGCCGGACGCCGGCTGTACGAACAGCTCTTTGACGTCGTCACGCGCAATGATCTTCTGGTTCAGCTTGACGTTCAGCGCACAGCCGCCAGCGAAAGCCAGCTTGCCGGTGTCCTTGAGGATGTCGCCCAGGTAGTGGTCGATCATCTGCAACGCCAGCTTCTCGAACAGCGCTTGCATGCTGGCCGCGTAGTGGATGTACGGCTCGTCGGCGATGTCGCCTTCGCGCTTTGGCCCCAGCCACTCGATCAGTTTTGGCGAGAAGTAGAACCCCTTGCCCTTCTCTTTGTAGCGGCGCAGGCCGATGACGTTGGCGTAGTCGGTGTTGATCACCAGCTCGCCGTTTTCAAAGGAGGCCAGGCGCGAGAAATCGTACTTGCTGGCATCGCCATATGGCGCCATGCCCATCACCTTGAACTCACCGTCGAGCATCTCGAAACCGAGGAACTCGGTGATCGCGCCGTACAGGCCGCCGAGGGAGTCCGGATCAAAGAATTCCTTGATCTTGTGGATCTTGCCGTTTTCGCCGTAGCCGAAGAACGTGGTGGCGTACTCACCCTTGCCGTCGATCCCGAGGATCGCGGTTTTCTCCTGGAAGCCCGAGCAATGGTAAGCGCTGGAGGCGTGGGCCAAGTGGTGTTCGACCGGTTCGATCTTGATTTTCTTCGGATCGAAGCCCAGTTGCTCAAGGCACCAGACGATCTTGTTGCGATAGCGCTTGTAGCGACGGTTGCCCATCAGGATCGCGTCAAGGGCGCGGTCCGGGGCATACCAGTAACGCTTGGCGTAGTGCCAGCGTGCCTCGCCGAACAAGCTGATCGGAGCGAACGGGATCGCCACCACATCAACGTCGGAAGGTTTGATGCCGGCCTGTTCCAGGCAGAACTTCGCCGATTCGTAGGGCATGCGGTTCTTTGCATGTTTGTCGCGTACGAAGCGCTCTTCTTCGGCGGCCGCGATCAGCTTGCCGTCGATATACAAGGCTGCGGAAGGATCATGGCTAAGGGCGCCGGACAGGCCAAGAATCGTCAATGCCACAGGGGTCTAGCCTCTTTTAGTCTGCATGCAGGCGGGTCGCGCCTGAAAAAGTGTGCTTCCTGCCTGGGCAGGAAACAGCTAAAGGGCGGGATTATAGCTTAAAAGCAGGGGGAAGCTGTTAGCGGCAAGCTGCAAGCGGGTCAGCGGTAGATTTCGATGCTGCCGTCCTTGTTCTGGCGGTAGATCGTGTAGGGCAGCACCAGCGTATCCAGCACCCCGGAGGCGACCAGCTCGGCGGCGAAAATCGGCAGCGCGCCGCCCCCGTGATCGATCAGGCTTTTGTCGTTCAGGCTTTTATCCGCCGCGGGCTCGCCATTGAGGGTACAAAAACCGTAGATCACCCCGCTGTAGATGCGCGGCACGTTTTCGCAGTGGCTGCGTGAGTCCTTGAGGTTCTGGCTGGCCACGGCATCCGGGCGGAAAACGGTGTTGATCGTGCCACAACCGGCAAGCACCAGCGAGGCTGCCAGCCACAAGACTTTCGATGTAATCCTCACGACCCACTCCTACTGATCCATTGGCCATTATTATTGCTAAGGCCGATCACGCTAACATCGACGCCCCTATGAGCCCAGTGCCGAAGAGCTGACTGGACGTGTAGGCAGATTCCTAAAGAAATAAATCGCCCGAGTCACTAAACTCGCGCCCCTTTGCGCGTTTACACCCTGAACGCCAACGGATTGCGGCTGACTCATGAACAACCTCGCTCGTCTCACCCTCCTGCTGCCCGGCCTGCTCGCCCTGTGCGACGCTGCCCAGGCTGACGAAACGCTGACCCTCGACCCGAGCGTAGTCACCGGTTCACGCAGTGCCAGCCCGACGTTCGACCTGCCGTACTCGGTGGACGGCATCAGCCGCGAGCAAATCAGCGACGGCCAGCTGGGGATCAATGCCTCCGAAGCCCTTTCCCGCGTACCGGGCCTGGTGGTGCAGAACCGCCAGAATTACGCGCAGGACCTGCAGATTTCCTCCCGCGGCTTCGGCGCTCGCTCGGCCTTTGGTGTGCGCGGCATCAAGCTGATCGCCGACGGCATCCCCGCCAGCACCCCGGACGGCCAGGGCCAGGCTGCCACCTTCAACCTCGACACCGCCGAACGCATCGAAGTGCTGCGCGGGCCGGCCGCCACGCTGTATGGCAGCAACGCCGGCGGGGTCATCCAGATGTTTTCCCGCGACGGCGAAGGCCCGCCGCGCATCGGCGCCGAAACCCTGGTGGGCAGCGACGGCCTGAACAAAAACCACCTCACCGCCGAAGGTGCAGCCAATGGCGCAGGCTTCGTGCTCGACGCCTCGCGCATGGACACCAACGGCTACCGCGACCACAGCAGCGCCCGCCGCGACCAGACCTTTGCCAAGCTCAACTTCCAGCCGGATGACGACAGCAAACTCGCGCTGATCTACAGCAGCCTGGAGCAGAACGGCACCCAGGACCCCCTGGGGCAGACCTGGGCCGCCTACAAGGCCGACCCGCGCTCTGTGGCGCCGGCCGCACTGACCTACAACACACGCAAAAGCATCGATCATCAGCAATTGGGCCTGAATTACGAGCGCTATTTCGGCGATGCAACCTTGCAGGTGAATGGCTATACCGGACGGCGCAGCGTCATTCAGTACTTGTCGATCCCGGACCGGTTTGCCAGCGGCTTCCCCAACCCGGCCAATGCCCGTGGCGGCGTGGTGGCGTTCGACCGCAAATTCTACGGCGGCTCCGTCCACTGGCTCCAACCCATCACCCGCGCACCCGGCGACCTGACCCTGATCGCCGGCCTCGATTACGACCGCAGCCAGGATGATCGCCAGGGTTATTCCAACACCGTCAACGGCGTGCACGGTATCAAAGGCGCCCTAGGCCGTGACGAAATCGACACCGCCACCAGCCTCGACCCCTTCGTGCAAGCCAACTGGCTGCTGGGCGACTGGACCCTGCAAGCCGGCCTGCGCCACAGCACCATGGAAATGAAGGTGGACGATCACTTTCTCAGCGACGGTAACGACAGCGGCAGCAAGACCTACCAGAAGAACACCCCGTCAGTCAGCGTGATGTACGCTTTCACCCCTGACCTGCACGGCTATGTGAGCGCGGGTAAAGGTTTCGAAACACCAACCCAGGCGGAGTCGGCGTATTCCAGCACGTCGAACGGTTTCAACTTTGCGTTGAAGCCATCGGTCAGCAAGCAGTATGAAGTCGGTTTGAAAGCCCGCCTCGGCCAGGACACCCGGGTCAATGCAGCCCTGTTCCAGATCACCACCGAAGACGAGTTGGTGGTGCAGCAGTCCAGCGGTGGCCGCACCACCTACCAAAACGCCGGCCGCACCCTGCGCCGTGGCTTCGAGTTGGGCCTCGAGAGCCAACTGGCCGAGCACTGGAGCACCAACCTCGCCTACACCCGCTTGCAAGCCACCTATGACAGCGATTTCGTCAGCGGCGCCAGCACCGCCGTCGACAAGGGCAACTACCTGCCCGGCGTGCCGCAAACCACGTTATTCGCTGAGCTGAACTGGAAGCCCAGGGATTGGGTCAGCACTGGCGTCGAAGGGATGTACCGCAGCAAGGTTTATGTTGAAGACACCAATCAGCAACACGCTGCGCCTGGCTACAGCGTGTTCAACTGGCGTGCGCGGTTTGAGCAGAAGGTCGAGCATTGGACGTTTCACCAGACGTTGCGGCTGGATAACTTGCTGGATCGACAGTATGTCGGGTCGGTGATTGTCGGTGATGGGAATGGTCGTTATTACGAGGCGGCGCCGGGGCGGTCTTGGTATGCGGGGGCTGGGGCGGAGTATCGGTTTTGATCGCTTTGGTTTTTGGGGGCTTATCCGTTATTGGGGTAACGGCTGCTTATGGTTCCGCTCTTACAGCGGGTCACTTTTGGAAAGAGCCCAAAAGTAACCAAAAGGCTCTTGCCCCACCACTCGGCACCTCGCCTCCGGCTCGGTGTGCCCGCACGCAGACTTGAATCCGTGGGCCGCCGCGCTGGGCCATCCATGGCCCAGCGCGGCTAACCCGGCGTCCTGCCGGGTTACCCACGGATTCAAGCCCGCGTGCGGCCAGCGTGGTTAATGGGGCGCCTAGGATCAAGATCAAAAGCAGAGCACGGCGGCCTAGTAGCCGACCTGAGTGGTGTAGATCAAGAGCGGGATCCCAGTGGATTGGCTTTTCTGTGGGAGCTGGCTTGCCTGCGATGCAGACACCTAGGTGTATCAGGCACACCGAGTTGATGCTTTCGCAGGCAAGCCAGCTCCCACATTTGACCGAGTACTGCCTCAAAGATCAGGTCGGCTGTCAGGCCGCCTCGCTTTGCTTTGTTTTTGCTGTGGCCCTTACATCCTTACCGCTGACGAAGTCAGCGATCTTTTGATCTAGGGCTTTTGATCGTGATCTGAGGCGCCCCGTCAATCACGATGGCCGAACGCAGGCTTGAATCCGTGGGCAACCCGGCAGGACGCCGGGTTAGCCGCGCTGGGCCAAGGATGGCCCATCGCGGCGGCCCACGGATTCAAGCCGGAGTGAGGGCACACCGAGCCGGAGGCGAGGTGCCGAGTGATGGGGCGAAGACCTTTTGGTTACTTTTGGGTCTTTCTGTATAGACCGGACACATGGTTGACGGGTGTGCGGGGACATGGTGGACACTTTTCGGCGAGCCAATTTCGCCGGAAAGCCATCATGCCCTGGGACACGAGAGATGCCATGAGCCTGAAAGAAGAGTTTGTTGCCTTAGCAGGGCAACCCGGCAGCAACAAACGAGAACTGTGCCGACGGTTCGGTATCAGTCCGCAGACGGCCTACAAGTGGCTTAACCGCTACGCGACGCTCGGCCATTCGGGGCTGCAAGATAAATCCCGAAAACCGGCTACCAGCCCCAAGCTGACCACGCCGGCCCTGGAAGCGCAGGTCATATCGCTCAGACAAGACCATCCAGCATGGGGTGGGCGCACGATCAGCAGCCTCTTGAAAAAGCAGATTGCTCCCAGCACCGTTACCAATGTCCTGCACCGGCACGGGCTGATTCAGCCGGCTACGAAGGAGCAAGAGGCAAAGCTGAGATTTGAACACGACGCGCCCAACAATCTTTGGCAGATGGATTTCAAAGGGCATTTCCCGACGCAAGAAGGCAGATGCCATCCCCTGACTTTGCTGGACGACCATTCACGTTTCAGTTTGGCTATTCACGCTTGTGATAATGAGCGTGGAGCCACGGTGAAGGAAAGGTTGACCGAGGTATTCCAGCGCTTCGGATTACCGGCTCGCATCAACGTTGATAACGGACCGCCTTGGGGCTCTCCACGTAACCCTGGTGAAATCACAGAGCTGAGTATCTGGTTGATTCGTCTGGGTATTCGGATCAGTTTCAGCCGTCCTTACCACCCACAAACCAATGGAAAGATTGAGCGTTTCCATCGCTCACTCAAGGCCGAAGTACTTGAAGGGCGTCAGTTTTCCACGCTCAAGGAAGCTCAAGCAGCATTTGATCGGTGGCGTGATGTTTATAACCTGCAACGGCCCCATCAGGCGCTGGACTACAAGGTGCCTATGGACCGGTATAGGGCCAGCCCATGGGCTTATCCGCAACAGTTACCAACCTTTGAGTACGGACCGGACGACGTATTAGCCAAGGCTTATCACAGCCGTTTTCGTTTTCAGAAACGCTACTTCAGCATCGCCAAAGGTTTGGCTGGGCATCACATCGCAATACGGCCCAACACTGAAGGTGATGGACTGTTTGACGTGTTTTTCTGCCATCACTTCCTACGAACGATCGACGTGAGCAAACCTGACTATGGTCCATAATGTGTCAACCATGTCCCCGCACATGTGTCCACCATGTGTCCGGTCTATACAGGTCTTTCCAAAAGTGACCCGCTGTAAGAGCGGAACCATAAGCAGCCGTTACCCAAATAACGGATACCCCCCCCCATCACCCCAGCCGAGGCAACCGCTGATCAATCAGCCGGTAAAGCGCACTCCCCTGCGGCCAATTACGCATAAACCGCGCACGATCTCTGGCATACGCCGGACCAAAGCTCCCCGCAGAACGATGCTGACACATCGCATCCAAGTCGATCAAAGCCCAACGATCCTCATGCCAAAACAAGTTGTGCCCCTTGAAATCACCATGACTGATACGCTCACGAATCAACCCAGCGAACAGCTGATCCAACGCCAGCAGCTCATTTTCCGGCGCATCCCCCCGCTCGATATAGGGCGCAAACCGCTCAATAATATCCGGCCCCGGCAAAAACTCAGTCACCAGATAAGCCCGACCACGCAACCAGAAAAACCGCTTCTCCAACACCGCCAGCGGCTTAGGCGTAGCAATCCCCAAAAACGCCAGACGATTACCCTCCCGCCACGAATGCCAGGCGCGGCTAGGGCGCCAAAAGCGCTTGAGCCAATGCGCAAAACCCTTGATGTTATAGCGCTTGATCACCAACGGCCGGCCAGCCACTTCGACCTTCGCCACACTCGCCGCACCCCCGGTTTTATACAAGTGCCCCTGATCCAGCAACGCGTCCGCCCGCTCAAGCACGGGCAGCATCGCAGGCTCTTCCTCGCGACGAATCGCGCGCAAGCCAAACGCGCCACGCGCCACACTGAACAGCGTGCACTCGCGGCCGACCTTGTTCAAAAAGTCTTTCAAGCGCCAGGCGCTGACCTTGCGCACCTGTGCCTCCAGGGCCTGCAAAGGCAAGGCGTGCTCGCCGTTGCTCAGCAGGTAGTACACCAGCAACTCTTCGGTGAATGGCTCAAGGTTTTTCGGCAACTGGGCAAAAAACACCCCGAGGTTTTCCAGCACCCGGTTGCGCGACAGCGGCTTGCCGGCCTCTTCCACGCGAATCCCGGCGCCGTCGATCAAGTACAGCTTGCCGTTCTGACGCAGCAGGTTGTCCAGGTGCAGGTCTTCCTGCCACAACCCCTTGGTGTGCATCAAGGCAATCGCGCCCAGCGCTTCGGCCAGTACAGCGGTTTGCTCGTCGGCCAACGGCGGCAGACCTTCAACGGCGTACCAGGCATCGGCCAGGCTTTCGGCGCCCTCCAGAAACTCGAACAGCAGCCAACCGCCCTCGCCTTCCTGCAAGCCATCGGCGAGCAACAGCGGCGTGGTCAGGCCCTGCTCGGCGAGCAGGCGCACGCCGCTGAGTTCACGCTGAAAGTGCCGCGCCGCCTTGCTGCCCACCAGTAACTTGGCCAGCACCGGGCGCCCGCGCCACACCGCCGCACCCACGTAACGCTCGCCCGGCAACACGCGCAACAGGCTCAGCAGTTGCAACTGGCCGGGGCCGGCGGCGTCCGCCAGGTCGAGGGTCAGCGGCAGGCTCGGCGTGCGGCCGGCGTTTTTCAGTTCGGACAGGCGCATCAGCGGTTCTCCTTGTGGCTGCGCCGCGTCGTCAGACGTTGCAGCCAGGTGGCGACCAACGCACTGTCCTGCGGCTGATCAAGGTAGGCCGCCAGCAGTTGGCGTACTTGCGTGTCCGACCACACGCGTGCGCGGCGCAACAACGGTTCCAGGTCCTTGACCCGGTCACGCCAGCCGAACAGCAGCGGGCGGGTTTTCTCCAGGTCGATCAACTGCGCGGCGTAACCGTCGCCGGTGGCCTGCAGGAAAATATGCTTGGGGTAAAAGCAGCCATGCACCTGGCCGACACTGTGCAGCCGACGCGCCAACTGACCGCAGGCCAGCAGGATCGCGGCATGCTGCGCGTCGCTCAGGGCAGGCCACTGTTCCAGCAGCGAATCCAGGTCATTCCAGCCGTCGAGGGCG
The genomic region above belongs to Pseudomonas poae and contains:
- a CDS encoding carbamoyltransferase; the protein is MALTILGLSGALSHDPSAALYIDGKLIAAAEEERFVRDKHAKNRMPYESAKFCLEQAGIKPSDVDVVAIPFAPISLFGEARWHYAKRYWYAPDRALDAILMGNRRYKRYRNKIVWCLEQLGFDPKKIKIEPVEHHLAHASSAYHCSGFQEKTAILGIDGKGEYATTFFGYGENGKIHKIKEFFDPDSLGGLYGAITEFLGFEMLDGEFKVMGMAPYGDASKYDFSRLASFENGELVINTDYANVIGLRRYKEKGKGFYFSPKLIEWLGPKREGDIADEPYIHYAASMQALFEKLALQMIDHYLGDILKDTGKLAFAGGCALNVKLNQKIIARDDVKELFVQPASGDAGTAVGAAAYVSHARGVPVEKMEHVYLGPSYSNEDVIAACARHESKPNWRKIENMPQRIAKIMVDGNPVAWFQGRMEFGPRALGGRSIIGCPSATGVADRINHQIKFRERWRPFCPSMLDTVAPQMIKVDHPAPFMTFTFEVAEEWKTRVPEVVHEDGTSRAQVLKREYNPRYYDMMKELEVLTGNGVSLNTSLNRRGEAMICSPTDALNMFFGSDLQYLIMEDILVVKDGVDPYDALG
- a CDS encoding glycosyltransferase, yielding MTRSAERHVLQFCHGYDGPFLDCARQYASLFAGSGYKVTTVFLTGVADPEVAAGCASDEVLFMEFSSKAIRGLKLGAIGELRKIAASRNFSFCIAHRFKPIYVALLATRLPVIGVHHAFGDYQRRSRKLFAGIFRKRLSLLGVSDAVRDDMRRCLPAWPAARIQTLYNRIDVDALQAIQVPAHEARDALGLSPDDWVIGNVGRLHPDKDQATLLKGFALALPHLPVERRLAILGSGRLEQDLKELARELGVADKVLFLGQVPDARRYFRAFDVFALSSDHEPFGMVLLEAMAAGVPLLATACGGAKEVVEGVGILFPFGDAEHLAQGLRHLAAMDQHQQRQCAEMMLERLRERFSDQAVRDTFWQLPHVIELTAGA
- a CDS encoding TonB-dependent receptor, producing the protein MNNLARLTLLLPGLLALCDAAQADETLTLDPSVVTGSRSASPTFDLPYSVDGISREQISDGQLGINASEALSRVPGLVVQNRQNYAQDLQISSRGFGARSAFGVRGIKLIADGIPASTPDGQGQAATFNLDTAERIEVLRGPAATLYGSNAGGVIQMFSRDGEGPPRIGAETLVGSDGLNKNHLTAEGAANGAGFVLDASRMDTNGYRDHSSARRDQTFAKLNFQPDDDSKLALIYSSLEQNGTQDPLGQTWAAYKADPRSVAPAALTYNTRKSIDHQQLGLNYERYFGDATLQVNGYTGRRSVIQYLSIPDRFASGFPNPANARGGVVAFDRKFYGGSVHWLQPITRAPGDLTLIAGLDYDRSQDDRQGYSNTVNGVHGIKGALGRDEIDTATSLDPFVQANWLLGDWTLQAGLRHSTMEMKVDDHFLSDGNDSGSKTYQKNTPSVSVMYAFTPDLHGYVSAGKGFETPTQAESAYSSTSNGFNFALKPSVSKQYEVGLKARLGQDTRVNAALFQITTEDELVVQQSSGGRTTYQNAGRTLRRGFELGLESQLAEHWSTNLAYTRLQATYDSDFVSGASTAVDKGNYLPGVPQTTLFAELNWKPRDWVSTGVEGMYRSKVYVEDTNQQHAAPGYSVFNWRARFEQKVEHWTFHQTLRLDNLLDRQYVGSVIVGDGNGRYYEAAPGRSWYAGAGAEYRF
- a CDS encoding serine/threonine protein kinase, with the protein product MRLSELKNAGRTPSLPLTLDLADAAGPGQLQLLSLLRVLPGERYVGAAVWRGRPVLAKLLVGSKAARHFQRELSGVRLLAEQGLTTPLLLADGLQEGEGGWLLFEFLEGAESLADAWYAVEGLPPLADEQTAVLAEALGAIALMHTKGLWQEDLHLDNLLRQNGKLYLIDGAGIRVEEAGKPLSRNRVLENLGVFFAQLPKNLEPFTEELLVYYLLSNGEHALPLQALEAQVRKVSAWRLKDFLNKVGRECTLFSVARGAFGLRAIRREEEPAMLPVLERADALLDQGHLYKTGGAASVAKVEVAGRPLVIKRYNIKGFAHWLKRFWRPSRAWHSWREGNRLAFLGIATPKPLAVLEKRFFWLRGRAYLVTEFLPGPDIIERFAPYIERGDAPENELLALDQLFAGLIRERISHGDFKGHNLFWHEDRWALIDLDAMCQHRSAGSFGPAYARDRARFMRNWPQGSALYRLIDQRLPRLG
- a CDS encoding IS481 family transposase; translated protein: MPWDTRDAMSLKEEFVALAGQPGSNKRELCRRFGISPQTAYKWLNRYATLGHSGLQDKSRKPATSPKLTTPALEAQVISLRQDHPAWGGRTISSLLKKQIAPSTVTNVLHRHGLIQPATKEQEAKLRFEHDAPNNLWQMDFKGHFPTQEGRCHPLTLLDDHSRFSLAIHACDNERGATVKERLTEVFQRFGLPARINVDNGPPWGSPRNPGEITELSIWLIRLGIRISFSRPYHPQTNGKIERFHRSLKAEVLEGRQFSTLKEAQAAFDRWRDVYNLQRPHQALDYKVPMDRYRASPWAYPQQLPTFEYGPDDVLAKAYHSRFRFQKRYFSIAKGLAGHHIAIRPNTEGDGLFDVFFCHHFLRTIDVSKPDYGP
- a CDS encoding lipopolysaccharide kinase codes for the protein MSDFLAAEDRALLERHGLATFDALWAKQLDAVDEPNTSRGGWSSVFRLELDGHGYYLKRQSNYLTRSLHRPLGEPSFSREFRNISRYRTLGIPALQAAFYGERKVAGEHRAMLLTRALDGWNDLDSLLEQWPALSDAQHAAILLACGQLARRLHSVGQVHGCFYPKHIFLQATGDGYAAQLIDLEKTRPLLFGWRDRVKDLEPLLRRARVWSDTQVRQLLAAYLDQPQDSALVATWLQRLTTRRSHKENR
- a CDS encoding YceK/YidQ family lipoprotein encodes the protein MTSKVLWLAASLVLAGCGTINTVFRPDAVASQNLKDSRSHCENVPRIYSGVIYGFCTLNGEPAADKSLNDKSLIDHGGGALPIFAAELVASGVLDTLVLPYTIYRQNKDGSIEIYR